From the Gossypium hirsutum isolate 1008001.06 chromosome A02, Gossypium_hirsutum_v2.1, whole genome shotgun sequence genome, the window CCAGCTGGAGGAAGTCAAATCGCTTGGTGGATTATGGAAAACAGAAGGGAATACTTTGACCGGTCAAAGCATGTTCTACACCGGGTGAAAATGCTTATGTTCTTATCTGAATTGCAGAGTAAACAGTGGCTTAACTGGTGTCAAGAAGAAAATATCAAGTTGAGATCTCAGCCTTCTATTGTTCCACTTGCTGTTAATGATGAGCTGGCTTTTGTTGCTGGAATCCCTTGTTCTCTAAACACTCCATTGGCTAGCCCAGAAAAGATGATCGAGAAAAGGCGGTTATTACGAGATGCAGTAAGAAAAGAGATGGGTTTGAAAGATAGTGATATGCTTGTGATGTCTCTAAGTAGCATAAATGCTGGAAAGGGCCAACTCTTGCTACTTGAGTCAGTAAACCTTATGATTGATCAGGATCCTCTGGGAACTGGTTCTCAAGTTAAAAAAACATTGGATATAAGGCTAGATGAGTCAGCCTTGgctagaaaacatcatttaagaggtttggttaaaAAATCATGCAATGCTGATGCATCTTGTACAAATTTGGTGTTTGACAGCAGAAGAAAACAGGAACAAGCTGTAAAAATCCTCATCGGTTCTGTTGGATCTAAAAGCAACAAGGTACCTTATGTTGAAGCAATTCTACGGTTCTTGTCTCAGCATCCAAAGTTGTCAGAGTCCGTACTCTGGACTCCGGCAACTACACGTGTCTCATCACTATATGCAGCAGCAGATGTTTACGTGATGAACTCCCAGGTGGATAGCTTGTTGATGGATGTTTTAGTGTTGGAAGTAAATTAGTATAGATGTGCGCTCAATTTTTGTTATGTTAATAATGTGCAGGGAGTAGGAGAAACATTTGGCAGAGTGACTGTTGAAGCAATGGCATTTGGTGTTCCGGTAAGACAATTATGTCTGATTTCGTTGTTTATTTTAGGGGACAAATTGAAACACATAGTATTAATGTATGGGAACAGGTGTTAGGCACGGATGGTGGGGGCACAAAAGAGATAGTGGAGCAGAACGTGAGTGGGCTATTTCACCCAATGGGCCGTGCAGGCAACTGGCTCCTTGCTGAAAATCTGAGGTATATGCTGAAAAACCCGACAGCAAGGAAGCAAATGGGGAAGGACGGACGTAAACAGGTAGGAAAACGGTATCTGAAGCGGCATATGTACGGGAGATTGGTAGAGGTTTTAACCAGGTGTATGAGACGCCAAGTTGCTTCCTCTCGTTCTTTAATTGGTTTTTGAATCAATGCAAAATACTGAAGATTCCCCAATCTAATTCATTTGATTGATTTCTCTAATTTCTCCCTTTTTGTATTAGAACTGAAAATGGTTTCATTCAACCAGGATTCATTTTAATATAGTTTTAAAGTGGaagcataaaaaataacattatttttaatGTGATTTTGTAAAAACTTTCGGTTTTTTAAGTGTTTCCAATAGAGGTTTTAATAGATGTTGCAACATAAGAAATAGAGCAAGACTCGATATTTGTTAACGCATTTAAGATACAACAATCGTACTTTGTGAAACCTTATgtgaatgattttattcaacacTTGATCCAGATAACTTATTAGGTAAAACTCAACTTACCCTTACAACCATGAATAATTGTAGCCAATAATGAGCTTAATTGTTACATCATTCACTCAAAAATCCTCActtacaaataatataaattaagaaaCGTCTAACACAAGTGCAAAAATACAAAGCAAAGATAGGTAAATACTCAACTTGAAGCACTCAACAAGCACACAACATAGTGCGATAGAGTAGCGAAATTGACTTTCTCTACAAAAACATCTCCTTTTTAATTTTCGAAATCTAGCTTCAACACCAAGAAATTTTAAACTAATTCAAAACTTTATGGGTAAGGttaatattttaaaccatttaaaattactCATTCACTCTCCAAAATTCGACTGAAGGATAAGAATAAATCATCAAATGTAAGGGTTGCTTTGTTGCATGAACCATCAATCATTTGTTGTTTAGATACCATTCAAAAAAAATCGTGCAAGTCACAAATGCCAACAAACAAAGACATACTTTGTTTGTCCTAAATTGCTATTCTATTTGATGTTTGAACAAATAATGAAACATGGGATAACCGGCTAAAGTTCCTAACAATATCTCCTTTTGACATTTTGACAAATCCTTTTAGCAAATGGTTATCATAAAACCATTGCAAAGTTATCATTGTACAAAACTAGTAAATGTCTCCCCCTAGTCATACCACCATGCTTCAAATAGAAACCACCCCATTCAACATGCATACTTTGAGTATCACATTATCACGAAAGTGTTCATATTATCATAAGCATGGAGTATAAAGCTTTGAAGAGCAAACTGAATTCATAAATAAATGATCAATCTCATCCACCAAAGCAAGAAAAAGAGTGTTTGAAATATCAACatgagaaaataaattaaaacctaccaaagaaataagaaagcaacaaccatcatcatcatgTAGCAACAACCATTAAATAAGCAACAAATAGATACTATATTCCCTTTTTAGGCAAATTGTCAAGTGGGCTACCCTTACAAAGGCGTCTTATATTAATATGCTTAGTTTGTGAATGTAACACTAGATTTTAAGAAATGTTGATTGTGTTGGTATTATCACAATATGTTGTCAGAACATTAGTTGGAACACCATAATTAGACAACATTCGTTTCATCCAAAGTAGCTGTGCGTAACAACTTCCAGGTGTGATTGTTGAAAAAATATACTATTGCAAatgatggtcgctaaactaactaaaaattcgactaaggcaagcgcacctatcgagcagtagtatagttaaggtgagaccggaaatatcgtatccacaaggacttaaagtactagtaattactatctttttattatctaacctaagaattaaagggatgttttctaaactaaacttaattatctaattaactaagaacgaGACAGaaataaaagttggaaaatattccttggaaaaccgatggagaaaacaatacccaaggaagaatccacctagacttcacttattacttctgaattagacaatttattcacttgactcaatccgtagaaatccctgatttatgttattatctctctcgagactaaaaacaactgactctaggttgattaattgaaatctctttctaattaaaacccctattgtcgcattaactcgacctatgaattcccttattagatttgactctaatccggcagatttatgtcgtcctgtctttaggattgcatgcaactccgtttaattatggaggatctactcttaaatagggacttttgctccactaaataagcacatcaaaacctgaattaatatccttaaatattaaaataaggattaaatctcacaattaagaataagaacaagtatttatcatataattcaaatagtaataagatccgtcttaggtttcaacttccctaggtatttagggaatttagctCATAACAAtagaggaaaacatctcaaaattgggaaaataacaaaacataaagaaacccaaagaacttctaaggaaattgaatggagatcttcagtcttgaagtagatctTACTTTCGAGCTGATTCCGATGGTTGTCattgagtattttctgccttctactCTACGTGTCCCCTTTGATCCACCTTTAGGGTCTttttatagactttggaatgcccaaaatagctcaaaattagccttttccgaatagaattagacttgtgcttgacagggacacggccgtgtgccacgcctgtgtgaaggtgctcaggccgtaTGCAATTCTGGCTTGGTTTAATGtcgacatggccatgacacacgggcatgttaactactcgtgtgtcacacacgggtgtgtggttacCCGTATGGaaatgcctaggccgtgtgaaacactgaattaagctcaatttgtccctttttggcccgtttcttgctctttttgctatcctaagctttcctgagtataaaacatgaaattaaaggattaagagcatcaaattcattaaatcttatgataatccttccaaaaatatgccaagcatggggtaaaaatatgtatatattatggtttatcaaatatccccatatttaagcatttgcttgtcctcaagaaaaattctcaactcattattaaaatgaattctttttaacttataattctcatcaataatgtttcgaaGTAATCTACAGATAATcacacattgagaattcaactaaaagaacataaaagtttcaaacaatccaagttgagcattttaatcataaaatcataggtatccccctttatctaagtaatcacctttaattccaaattgacaagagttgacatcctcactaaagattcactcaaatcactcgaagtgtttaaggtttaataattaagcactcaatagtcagacatgaaaagttattaccataggcttgcatgaaaatcaaatctccaccactataaatgagatgatataagaatcaaaaggtctttaacagggttgtaatggggcttgggttaaatgtgtggataaaggct encodes:
- the LOC107951896 gene encoding uncharacterized protein, whose amino-acid sequence is MEESVSKGASSLRQGGFKSSLSGRSTPRNFPTFRRLISSWTPRKEARNGTGGIQWFRSNRSVYLLLLIAFWAYLGFFVQSWWAHGDNKEEFLGFSGDPRNKLVDPELNTRRDLLADDSLVAVRNGTNKPQVYSDRKFDVILAKGNNISSRKKRSQRARFSLHKMHVKPKATMNMENGDAEGQEQAFLLKNSTYGSIVGPFGPLEDRVLEWSPEKRFGTCDSKGDFAHFVRSRRLVLVFHELSMTGAPISMMELATELLSCGATITAVVLSKKGGLMSELARRRIKVIEDRADFSFKTAMKADLVIAGSAVCASWTDQYIAHFPAGGSQIAWWIMENRREYFDRSKHVLHRVKMLMFLSELQSKQWLNWCQEENIKLRSQPSIVPLAVNDELAFVAGIPCSLNTPLASPEKMIEKRRLLRDAVRKEMGLKDSDMLVMSLSSINAGKGQLLLLESVNLMIDQDPLGTGSQVKKTLDIRLDESALARKHHLRGLVKKSCNADASCTNLVFDSRRKQEQAVKILIGSVGSKSNKVPYVEAILRFLSQHPKLSESVLWTPATTRVSSLYAAADVYVMNSQGVGETFGRVTVEAMAFGVPVLGTDGGGTKEIVEQNVSGLFHPMGRAGNWLLAENLRYMLKNPTARKQMGKDGRKQVGKRYLKRHMYGRLVEVLTRCMRRQVASSRSLIGF